The proteins below are encoded in one region of Fimbriimonadaceae bacterium:
- a CDS encoding bifunctional 3,4-dihydroxy-2-butanone-4-phosphate synthase/GTP cyclohydrolase II — MGFASIPEAIADIQAGKMVIVVDDPDRENEGDLIMAGERCTPEAMNFMITHGRGVPFIPTTAERLAELGVPMMTKQNTARLGTAMAETVDAVHGTTTGVSAGDRAKTVAVFCDPKATADDLMRPGHVIPLRAEKGGVLRRAGHTEASVDLCRLAGLQEVAVGVEIIGDDGEMMRLDRLVPYAEKHGLKIITIADLIEYRRRTEKLVRRVAGPISLPTKHGLFSLVAYETNVDPNPYLALIKGEIDPETPVLVRVHSSCLTGDIIGSLRCDCGDQLAKALDMIEAEGRGVLLYIAQEGRGIGILNKLRAYELQDSGLDTVEANEALGFKPDLRDYGLGSQVLLDLGVRKMRLMTNNPAKRAGLQGYGLEIVEHVPLVVEPTEHSARYLETKRIKLRHALP; from the coding sequence ATGGGCTTTGCTTCGATCCCGGAGGCCATCGCGGACATCCAGGCCGGCAAGATGGTGATCGTCGTCGACGACCCCGACCGAGAGAACGAGGGCGACCTCATCATGGCTGGCGAAAGGTGCACGCCGGAGGCGATGAACTTCATGATCACGCACGGTCGCGGGGTGCCGTTCATCCCCACGACCGCCGAGCGCCTGGCCGAGCTAGGCGTGCCGATGATGACCAAACAGAACACGGCTCGGCTCGGCACGGCGATGGCGGAGACGGTCGACGCCGTCCATGGGACGACGACGGGCGTGAGCGCGGGCGACCGGGCGAAGACGGTGGCCGTCTTCTGTGACCCGAAGGCCACGGCCGACGACCTAATGCGGCCAGGGCACGTGATCCCCTTGCGGGCCGAAAAAGGTGGGGTGCTGCGCCGGGCCGGGCACACCGAGGCGAGCGTCGACCTCTGCCGCCTCGCAGGGCTGCAGGAGGTGGCGGTCGGGGTGGAGATCATCGGCGACGACGGCGAGATGATGCGGCTAGACCGGCTCGTGCCCTATGCCGAGAAGCACGGGCTCAAGATCATCACGATCGCGGACTTGATCGAATATCGAAGGCGGACCGAGAAGTTGGTGCGCCGGGTGGCGGGACCGATCAGCCTGCCCACCAAGCACGGGCTCTTCTCACTGGTCGCCTATGAGACGAATGTCGACCCGAACCCATACCTGGCCCTGATCAAGGGGGAGATCGACCCGGAGACCCCGGTCTTGGTGCGAGTGCACTCCTCGTGCCTGACGGGCGACATCATCGGCTCCCTGCGGTGCGACTGCGGCGACCAGCTTGCCAAGGCCCTGGACATGATCGAGGCGGAAGGGAGGGGTGTGTTGCTCTACATCGCCCAGGAAGGTCGTGGGATCGGCATCCTGAACAAGCTGCGGGCTTACGAGCTGCAGGACTCGGGCCTTGACACGGTCGAGGCGAACGAGGCGCTCGGGTTCAAGCCGGACTTGCGGGACTACGGCCTGGGTTCGCAAGTGCTGCTGGACCTTGGCGTGAGGAAGATGCGGCTTATGACAAACAACCCCGCCAAGAGGGCGGGGCTGCAAGGCTACGGCCTTGAAATCGTTGAGCACGTGCCGTTGGTGGTCGAACCCACCGAGCACAGCGCCCGATATCTAGAAACCAAGCGAATCAAGTTGCGGCACGCTCTACCGTGA
- a CDS encoding GNAT family N-acetyltransferase, translated as MPPGPVRKIVTERLVVRLPEAEDVPAILDFFERNREHLRPWEPKRLEAFYTEEWWRTGIPEFSRQAEEGRSYRFFLFLQGTELVVGYANLSEVVRGALSACFLGYAVDHAHEGRGLMKEALIGVVRFAFEDLALHRVMANYMPHNERSAALLKRLGFRVEGYAYDYLSINGKWEDHVLTSLVAPGP; from the coding sequence ATGCCTCCCGGGCCCGTCCGAAAGATCGTCACCGAGCGCCTCGTCGTGCGCCTGCCGGAGGCTGAAGACGTCCCCGCGATCCTCGATTTCTTCGAGCGCAATCGGGAGCACCTCCGCCCCTGGGAGCCAAAACGGCTGGAGGCCTTCTACACCGAGGAGTGGTGGCGTACCGGTATTCCCGAGTTCTCCCGCCAAGCGGAAGAAGGGCGGAGCTATCGCTTCTTCCTCTTCCTACAGGGCACGGAGCTTGTGGTCGGCTACGCGAACCTGAGCGAGGTCGTGCGGGGCGCGCTCTCCGCCTGCTTCCTGGGTTATGCGGTGGACCACGCCCACGAGGGACGGGGCCTGATGAAAGAAGCCCTGATCGGGGTCGTCCGGTTCGCCTTCGAGGACCTCGCCCTCCACCGAGTCATGGCGAACTATATGCCCCACAACGAACGCTCCGCCGCTTTGCTCAAGCGACTGGGCTTCCGGGTCGAAGGCTACGCCTACGACTATCTGTCCATCAACGGCAAGTGGGAGGATCACGTCCTCACCAGCCTGGTCGCGCCGGGTCCCTAG
- a CDS encoding AI-2E family transporter: MLETKNSDLRRAMFWVTVVAVGVGLFMLLTPFFAALLWALALSILIYPYYKRLTKKGWNPTVASLWATFLVAFVIVLPFLGVGTVAGVQVSAFVSDLNSELSQDGNGVTAQGFSEYLEHTIDPLLAKVGAQNFSVRKWLSENGQLALRSAGSALYAGLKNLVLTIGTMAISVFTMFFMLRDGHQLLEPALDVSPLPREKTLALFDRLALTVRSVFNGVVLVALIQGTIAGATYWALGVPGAFLLWCVTIVLCCIPLLGSPIVFVPVAIKLFLDGQTIQALVMLGVGFGIVSQVDNLLRPYFIGLSTKMPTIVVFFALLGGVLLFGPVGLVIGPMLVALASFLFEMVREMRRLENGAPPLAAEPSQAPG; encoded by the coding sequence ATGCTAGAGACAAAGAACAGCGATTTGCGCCGCGCGATGTTTTGGGTCACGGTCGTGGCCGTGGGCGTCGGGCTCTTTATGCTGCTCACGCCGTTCTTTGCGGCGTTGCTCTGGGCGCTCGCCCTTTCGATCCTGATCTACCCCTACTATAAGAGGCTGACGAAGAAGGGTTGGAACCCGACGGTCGCCTCGCTTTGGGCGACGTTCCTCGTCGCTTTCGTCATTGTGCTTCCGTTCCTCGGCGTGGGGACGGTGGCGGGGGTGCAGGTGAGCGCGTTCGTCAGCGACTTGAACTCGGAGCTCTCGCAGGATGGGAACGGGGTGACGGCGCAGGGTTTCAGCGAGTACCTCGAGCACACGATCGACCCGCTGCTTGCCAAGGTCGGCGCGCAGAACTTCAGCGTGCGAAAGTGGCTGTCCGAGAACGGGCAGCTCGCGTTGCGCTCGGCCGGATCGGCCCTCTATGCGGGATTGAAGAACCTGGTCCTCACGATCGGGACCATGGCGATCTCTGTCTTCACGATGTTCTTCATGTTGCGGGACGGGCACCAGTTACTGGAGCCTGCCCTCGACGTCTCCCCCTTGCCTCGGGAGAAGACGCTCGCCCTTTTCGACCGGCTCGCCCTGACCGTGCGGAGCGTCTTCAACGGGGTGGTCTTGGTCGCTTTGATCCAAGGAACCATCGCGGGGGCGACCTATTGGGCCCTGGGGGTTCCCGGCGCGTTCTTGCTGTGGTGCGTGACGATCGTGCTCTGCTGCATCCCGCTCCTCGGCTCGCCGATCGTGTTCGTCCCGGTCGCGATCAAGCTCTTCTTGGACGGGCAAACGATCCAGGCGCTCGTGATGCTCGGGGTCGGCTTCGGCATCGTGAGCCAGGTCGACAACCTCCTTCGCCCTTACTTTATCGGCCTCTCGACGAAGATGCCGACCATCGTCGTGTTCTTCGCCCTCTTGGGCGGCGTGCTCCTTTTCGGGCCGGTGGGGCTGGTGATCGGACCGATGCTTGTCGCCCTCGCGTCGTTCCTCTTCGAGATGGTGCGGGAGATGCGGCGCTTGGAGAACGGGGCGCCGCCCCTGGCTGCGGAGCCTTCCCAGGCACCCGGCTAG
- a CDS encoding winged helix-turn-helix transcriptional regulator — protein sequence MEPVEREGDADLRCSLRRFKADVFQVLANPTRIHIIECLRDGELSVKAIQEQLGVEASNTSQHLAVLRGKGLVVTRKERNQVFYSLRDPLLTEVLDAMKKYFKSHLKESLAMLQGLDR from the coding sequence ATGGAGCCAGTGGAGAGGGAGGGGGACGCCGACCTCCGGTGCAGCCTGCGCCGGTTCAAGGCGGATGTGTTCCAGGTTCTCGCGAACCCGACCCGCATCCATATCATCGAGTGCCTGCGCGATGGGGAGCTTTCGGTCAAGGCCATCCAGGAGCAACTCGGAGTGGAAGCTTCTAACACCTCGCAGCACCTCGCGGTGCTGCGGGGGAAGGGGCTGGTCGTCACGCGAAAGGAGCGGAACCAGGTGTTCTATTCGCTCCGCGACCCGCTGCTCACCGAGGTGTTGGACGCAATGAAGAAGTACTTCAAGTCGCACCTGAAAGAGTCGCTCGCCATGCTCCAAGGATTGGACCGTTGA
- a CDS encoding prepilin-type N-terminal cleavage/methylation domain-containing protein, translated as MVSPTDTRRLFRRTFGRVFRVGRKRGFTLIESAVALFVFVAGLLTTFGAMGVSQMVGRQAEVRNIAHSLARQKIEVLRSLDFSVRKETVDEEFALAPDIMKTAQEKVQGLQMRGRYTVTLVGSTGTLHQITVKVQWRNAGSQVAYDKPWSEVLLTTLATRQPVQQTPQPTEGEMETDKRGTSSPTGGQVGTR; from the coding sequence ATGGTCTCGCCAACGGACACCAGACGGCTTTTCCGCCGAACCTTCGGAAGGGTTTTTCGGGTCGGCCGCAAACGCGGTTTCACCCTTATCGAATCGGCGGTCGCCCTCTTCGTGTTCGTGGCCGGGCTCCTCACCACCTTTGGCGCCATGGGCGTCAGCCAGATGGTCGGACGCCAGGCCGAAGTCCGCAACATCGCCCACAGCCTTGCCCGACAGAAGATCGAAGTCCTCCGGTCCCTCGATTTCAGCGTCCGAAAGGAAACCGTCGACGAGGAGTTCGCCCTCGCGCCGGACATCATGAAGACCGCCCAGGAGAAAGTCCAAGGGCTCCAGATGCGGGGGCGCTACACCGTCACTTTGGTCGGCAGCACCGGAACACTGCACCAGATCACCGTCAAGGTCCAGTGGCGGAACGCAGGCTCCCAAGTCGCTTACGACAAGCCTTGGTCTGAAGTCCTCCTCACGACCCTGGCAACAAGGCAACCCGTCCAGCAGACTCCACAGCCCACGGAAGGCGAGATGGAAACGGACAAGAGGGGCACAAGCAGCCCCACCGGAGGGCAAGTTGGCACGAGGTGA
- a CDS encoding STAS domain-containing protein, with product MKPLAWDRFTPKAVVALRTYNLATFTRDLIAGVTVGLVALPLAMAFAISSGVLPQAGLYCAVTAGFIISALGGSTTQIGGPTGAFVVVVAGIVQKHGLDGLFMCTLMAGFLLVVLGATGLGSAVKFIPRPVVIGFTNGIAVLIASTQIKDFFGLDIPKPPGEFLPRMQAVIAGWGTLSLPVTLLSVSCLVVIVLMARFVKKVPGTLVALVVGTLAALALHLPVETILSRFGGIAQGPPTLRVPTFRPELIAPLLSPTITVTMLGAIESLLSAVVADRMSGDRHNPNVELVAQGVANMVSPLFGGLPATGAIARTATNIRSGAKTPVAGMVHALTLLAILLFAAPLVKPIPLCVLAAILMVVSYNMGEWREIPDILKQSKASAAVWLTTFALTVFADLTVAVEAGMIVAALLFINQVTTTTTVRRVTREYVEEGRKHSLQTVAMPEGVAIYRIHGPFLFGASDKLSIVEDDLESLPPVVVVRLRNMTAIDSTGLHALEHLADVLQASGRHLIVCGLRKQPGKLMEKAEFHRHIGEENIVASLEDAADRARQLLGSGAAV from the coding sequence TTGAAGCCGCTGGCCTGGGACAGGTTCACGCCGAAGGCGGTCGTCGCGTTGCGCACCTACAACCTGGCGACCTTTACCAGGGATTTGATCGCGGGGGTCACGGTCGGACTCGTCGCCTTGCCGCTTGCGATGGCGTTCGCGATCTCCTCCGGCGTGCTGCCGCAGGCGGGCCTTTACTGTGCGGTGACTGCCGGGTTCATTATCTCGGCGCTCGGTGGCTCGACGACCCAGATCGGCGGGCCGACCGGGGCGTTCGTGGTGGTCGTTGCGGGCATTGTCCAGAAGCACGGGCTGGACGGGCTCTTCATGTGCACCCTCATGGCGGGCTTTCTTCTCGTCGTGCTGGGGGCGACGGGGCTCGGCAGCGCGGTCAAGTTCATTCCGCGCCCGGTGGTGATCGGGTTCACGAACGGCATCGCCGTCCTCATCGCCAGCACCCAGATCAAGGATTTCTTTGGGCTGGACATTCCCAAGCCTCCGGGCGAGTTTCTGCCACGGATGCAGGCGGTCATCGCGGGTTGGGGGACGCTCTCGCTCCCCGTGACCTTGCTCAGCGTTTCGTGCCTGGTGGTGATCGTGCTCATGGCCCGCTTCGTGAAGAAGGTGCCGGGCACCCTCGTCGCGCTCGTGGTCGGGACTTTGGCGGCGCTGGCCCTGCACTTGCCGGTGGAAACGATCCTCTCGCGCTTTGGGGGCATCGCCCAGGGGCCGCCGACTCTGCGCGTGCCGACCTTCCGGCCGGAGCTGATCGCGCCCCTCCTTTCCCCAACGATCACGGTCACGATGCTCGGTGCGATCGAGTCGCTGCTCTCGGCGGTCGTTGCGGACCGGATGTCCGGCGACCGGCACAACCCGAACGTCGAGTTGGTGGCACAGGGGGTCGCGAACATGGTCTCGCCCCTCTTCGGGGGGCTGCCGGCGACGGGGGCGATCGCTCGGACGGCGACGAACATCCGGTCCGGCGCGAAGACGCCGGTGGCGGGCATGGTCCACGCGCTCACGCTCCTCGCGATCTTGCTTTTCGCCGCACCTCTGGTCAAGCCGATCCCGCTTTGCGTGCTGGCCGCGATCCTCATGGTTGTCAGCTACAACATGGGGGAATGGCGGGAGATCCCGGATATCTTGAAGCAGAGCAAGGCGAGCGCGGCCGTCTGGCTGACCACCTTCGCGTTGACCGTCTTCGCCGACTTGACGGTGGCGGTCGAGGCGGGCATGATCGTGGCCGCGCTCCTCTTTATCAACCAAGTGACCACCACGACCACGGTGCGCCGGGTGACACGGGAGTATGTCGAAGAAGGGCGGAAGCACAGTCTCCAAACTGTCGCGATGCCGGAGGGCGTGGCGATCTACCGGATCCACGGGCCGTTCTTGTTCGGGGCTTCGGACAAGCTTTCCATCGTCGAGGACGATCTGGAGAGCCTGCCGCCCGTCGTGGTCGTTCGGTTGCGGAACATGACCGCGATCGACAGCACGGGCCTTCATGCGCTGGAGCACTTGGCCGACGTGCTGCAAGCCTCCGGACGGCACCTCATCGTCTGCGGCCTGCGAAAGCAACCGGGCAAGCTGATGGAAAAGGCGGAGTTCCACCGCCATATCGGGGAGGAGAACATCGTCGCCTCGCTGGAGGACGCGGCAGACCGGGCGCGCCAGCTGTTGGGGAGCGGCGCGGCGGTTTAG
- a CDS encoding CTP synthase, with the protein MATKYIFVTGGVVSSIGKGITSASLGRLLRNRGWVVAPLKLDPYINVDAGTMNPYQHGEVFVTDDGTETDLDLGHYERFIDVPCSAGSSVTTGKVYQKVIQAERRGDYLGATVQVIPHVTNEIKHAMVDLGRQQEADVVLAEIGGTVGDIESLPFLEAIRQMRKDHGRENTLYVHVTLVPQVGPWGEIKTKPTQHSVINLREIGISPDILVCRTLTPMPDDVKEKLSMFCDVPQEAVIESLSAESIYEVPLMYERLGLGDLVVQRLGLEPRDANLAEWRQIVEKVRNPRSRCLIAVVGKYTTNGDSYKSIAEALVHAGIENDCAVGVRWIESDTLEGTCDPSEHLGDVDGVIVAPGFGDRGVEGKIRAVRYVRESGIPFLGICLGLQMAVIEYARNVCGLEGANSTEFGPCRFPVIDVMPDQVDVVEKGATMRLGSYPCNVTSGTLAHQLYGSTRIEDRHRHRFEVNNDFRELLIEKGMVVSGVSPDYRLVEIVELPDHPFFIATQAHPEFKSRPNRPQPLFAGLVKAALHRKAHILA; encoded by the coding sequence ATGGCGACCAAGTACATTTTCGTGACCGGCGGCGTTGTGTCCAGCATTGGCAAGGGCATCACGTCTGCCTCTCTCGGCCGGCTGCTGCGCAACCGGGGCTGGGTCGTCGCGCCCCTCAAGCTCGACCCGTACATCAACGTCGACGCCGGCACGATGAACCCCTACCAGCACGGCGAGGTCTTCGTCACCGATGACGGCACCGAAACCGACCTGGACCTCGGGCACTACGAGCGGTTCATCGACGTCCCGTGCAGCGCGGGCAGCAGCGTCACCACCGGCAAGGTCTATCAGAAGGTCATCCAGGCCGAGCGGCGCGGCGACTACCTCGGCGCCACCGTGCAGGTCATCCCGCACGTCACCAACGAGATCAAGCACGCGATGGTCGACCTGGGAAGGCAACAGGAGGCCGACGTCGTCCTCGCCGAGATCGGCGGCACCGTCGGCGACATCGAGAGCCTGCCCTTCCTCGAGGCCATCCGTCAGATGCGCAAAGACCACGGCCGCGAGAACACGCTTTACGTCCACGTGACCCTCGTGCCGCAGGTCGGCCCTTGGGGCGAGATCAAGACCAAGCCCACCCAGCACAGCGTCATCAACCTTCGCGAGATCGGCATCAGTCCGGACATCCTCGTCTGCCGCACGCTCACGCCCATGCCGGACGACGTCAAAGAGAAGCTCAGCATGTTCTGCGACGTGCCCCAAGAGGCGGTCATCGAGAGCCTCTCCGCCGAGTCCATCTACGAAGTGCCGCTCATGTACGAGCGCCTTGGGTTGGGCGACCTCGTCGTCCAGCGATTGGGGCTGGAGCCGCGCGACGCGAACCTCGCTGAATGGCGTCAGATCGTCGAGAAAGTTCGCAATCCCCGCTCGCGGTGCCTCATCGCCGTCGTCGGGAAGTACACCACTAACGGCGACTCCTATAAGTCGATCGCCGAGGCGCTCGTCCATGCCGGCATCGAGAACGACTGTGCGGTCGGCGTGCGCTGGATCGAGAGCGACACCCTCGAAGGCACCTGCGACCCGAGCGAACACCTGGGCGACGTGGACGGCGTCATCGTGGCCCCCGGCTTCGGCGACCGCGGCGTGGAAGGAAAGATCCGCGCCGTCCGCTACGTCCGCGAGTCTGGGATCCCGTTCCTGGGCATCTGCCTCGGGTTGCAGATGGCCGTCATAGAGTACGCGCGCAACGTCTGCGGCCTTGAGGGCGCCAACTCCACCGAGTTCGGCCCGTGCCGCTTCCCCGTGATCGACGTGATGCCGGACCAGGTCGACGTCGTCGAAAAGGGAGCGACCATGCGGCTCGGGTCCTACCCCTGCAACGTCACGAGCGGCACCTTGGCCCACCAGCTCTACGGCTCCACCCGGATCGAAGACCGCCATCGCCACCGCTTCGAAGTCAACAACGACTTCCGCGAACTGCTCATTGAGAAAGGCATGGTCGTGAGCGGGGTCTCGCCCGACTACCGCCTGGTCGAGATCGTCGAGCTGCCGGACCACCCGTTCTTCATCGCCACCCAGGCCCACCCCGAGTTCAAGAGCCGGCCGAACCGGCCGCAACCCCTCTTCGCCGGCCTCGTAAAGGCGGCGCTGCACAGAAAGGCGCACATCCTCGCCTAG
- a CDS encoding HDIG domain-containing protein produces MVDIVGKVADAWRGTEFEGKAYLVGGAVRDALLGRPAKADLDIVVTADALAAAELLWSRGVAAEPPVVYARFGTAMVRVEGAQVELATARRESYSPDSRKPQVEPATIEEDAARRDFTVNALFRDVFTGDLLDPLGRGLPDLESRVLRTPLDPEATFFDDPLRMLRAVRFRWQLGFAYAPGLFGALRAQASRLRVISAERIRDELVKMLALPDADRCLQDLLETGLLAEFAPEFLPTIGCEQGSYHHLDVWSHTLLALRNLGPGDLVTSLATLYHDIGKPQTQALDEEGRIRFFGHETVGAGIAHEAMLRLRFGTHVADEVALLVRSHMRLSSIGPEGMSDSAARRLVRDLGPSLGRWMDLVEADASALKKGVRRLDLSPLRQKLAEVCQATPVETLDSPLSGEEIMELTGLSPGPEVGAVKAKLVEMVLDGQLAVGDREAARKTVLGLDRNSNAEEGVASD; encoded by the coding sequence ATGGTCGATATCGTCGGCAAGGTCGCGGACGCGTGGCGCGGGACGGAGTTCGAAGGGAAGGCGTACCTGGTTGGCGGAGCCGTGCGGGACGCCTTGCTCGGCCGCCCGGCGAAGGCCGACCTGGATATCGTGGTGACCGCCGATGCACTCGCCGCGGCCGAGCTCCTCTGGTCGCGCGGGGTCGCGGCCGAGCCGCCCGTGGTCTATGCCCGGTTTGGGACGGCCATGGTGCGGGTCGAGGGAGCGCAGGTGGAACTGGCGACGGCCCGTCGGGAGTCCTACTCTCCAGACTCGCGCAAGCCGCAAGTTGAGCCGGCGACGATCGAGGAAGACGCGGCGCGGCGCGACTTCACGGTCAACGCGCTCTTCCGCGACGTTTTCACAGGCGACCTGCTGGATCCGTTGGGACGCGGGTTGCCTGACCTCGAGTCACGTGTGCTGCGGACGCCGCTCGACCCCGAGGCGACGTTCTTCGACGATCCCTTGCGGATGTTACGGGCAGTGCGCTTCCGGTGGCAACTCGGGTTCGCCTATGCGCCCGGGCTGTTCGGGGCCCTGCGGGCCCAAGCATCCCGGCTGCGCGTCATCAGCGCGGAGCGCATCCGGGACGAGCTGGTCAAGATGTTGGCGCTGCCCGACGCCGACCGCTGCCTGCAAGACCTTCTGGAGACGGGGTTGCTCGCGGAGTTCGCGCCCGAGTTTTTGCCGACCATCGGTTGCGAACAGGGGAGCTACCACCACCTGGACGTCTGGTCGCACACGTTGCTGGCTCTGCGGAACCTGGGGCCGGGCGACCTCGTCACGAGTCTTGCAACGCTCTACCACGACATCGGCAAGCCGCAGACGCAAGCCCTGGACGAAGAGGGCCGGATCCGGTTCTTCGGGCACGAGACGGTCGGGGCGGGAATCGCGCACGAGGCGATGCTCCGGCTCCGCTTCGGCACGCACGTCGCGGACGAAGTCGCCTTGCTCGTGCGCAGTCACATGAGGCTCAGTTCGATCGGGCCAGAGGGGATGTCCGACTCTGCCGCGCGGCGGCTCGTCCGGGACCTCGGCCCGTCGTTGGGGCGGTGGATGGACCTGGTCGAGGCGGACGCCTCGGCCCTGAAGAAGGGGGTGCGGCGGCTCGACCTCTCCCCGCTGCGCCAGAAGTTGGCCGAGGTCTGCCAGGCGACGCCGGTGGAGACGCTCGACTCGCCGCTCTCGGGCGAGGAGATCATGGAGCTGACGGGACTGTCGCCCGGGCCTGAGGTCGGGGCGGTCAAGGCGAAGCTGGTCGAGATGGTCCTAGATGGGCAACTTGCGGTTGGCGACCGCGAAGCGGCCCGCAAGACCGTCTTAGGACTTGACCGCAACTCGAACGCCGAAGAAGGCGTAGCGTCAGACTAA
- a CDS encoding cysteine desulfurase-like protein: protein MQAAASSPTVEEARSWFPALAQGTALLENAGGSQLPDCVIDEMARFMREDYVQTGASYPASQRATQTVADARDFLDAFMGNTGSGAVVIGPSTTQLLAMLAQSLAPTLAPGDEVVVHVANHEANIGPWVRLEKLGVRVKWWPVDAETGASSLEVLQGLLDKRTKVVAFPHVSNLLGNVMDVPAVTRAAHAAGARVVVDGVAYAPHDRMRVSDWNVDFYVYSTYKVYGPHMAALYGKRELWEELTGPNHFFNQTVPQRFEAGSLSYEGLAGLLALRDYLRFLAGGEAETYDSAARRMRDWERPLANRLIGYLRTHPQVHLFGVDDVERVPTVSFVHRAKSSQDVSDAVCREGVAIRHGHMYAYRLCEALGLNVEDGVVRVSAVHYNTPEEVERLIEVLDRVL from the coding sequence GTGCAAGCGGCAGCATCAAGTCCGACAGTCGAAGAGGCCCGTTCGTGGTTCCCGGCTTTGGCGCAGGGGACGGCGCTCTTAGAGAACGCGGGCGGTTCGCAACTGCCCGACTGCGTTATCGACGAGATGGCGCGGTTCATGCGCGAGGACTACGTGCAGACCGGCGCGAGCTATCCCGCGTCCCAGCGCGCGACCCAGACGGTGGCGGACGCCCGCGACTTCCTGGACGCCTTCATGGGGAACACGGGCAGCGGCGCGGTCGTCATCGGCCCGTCCACGACGCAGCTCCTGGCGATGCTCGCCCAAAGTTTGGCGCCCACACTCGCGCCGGGCGACGAAGTTGTCGTCCATGTGGCCAACCATGAGGCGAACATTGGCCCCTGGGTGCGGCTTGAAAAGCTGGGGGTGCGGGTCAAGTGGTGGCCAGTTGACGCGGAGACGGGCGCGTCGTCCCTAGAAGTCTTGCAAGGCCTTCTCGACAAGCGCACGAAGGTGGTGGCGTTCCCGCACGTTTCGAACCTATTGGGCAACGTCATGGACGTCCCGGCGGTGACGAGGGCCGCGCACGCGGCCGGTGCCCGCGTTGTGGTGGACGGTGTGGCCTACGCCCCCCACGATCGGATGCGGGTCTCGGACTGGAACGTGGACTTCTACGTTTATTCGACTTACAAGGTCTACGGCCCGCACATGGCGGCGCTCTACGGCAAGCGCGAGTTGTGGGAGGAGTTGACGGGGCCGAACCACTTCTTCAACCAAACGGTGCCCCAGAGGTTCGAGGCAGGATCGCTCTCTTACGAAGGGCTGGCCGGGTTGCTTGCCCTGCGCGACTACCTTCGGTTCCTCGCCGGAGGGGAGGCCGAGACTTACGACTCCGCGGCGCGCAGGATGCGCGATTGGGAGCGTCCGCTGGCGAACCGTTTGATCGGCTACTTGCGGACGCACCCACAGGTGCACCTCTTTGGGGTGGACGACGTGGAGCGCGTCCCCACCGTGTCGTTCGTCCACCGAGCGAAGAGTTCGCAGGACGTTTCGGACGCGGTGTGCCGCGAGGGCGTCGCCATCCGGCACGGCCACATGTACGCGTACCGTCTCTGCGAGGCGTTGGGGCTGAACGTCGAGGACGGAGTGGTGCGGGTCAGCGCCGTGCACTACAACACGCCCGAGGAGGTCGAGCGGTTGATCGAGGTCTTAGACCGCGTGCTGTAA